In Xyrauchen texanus isolate HMW12.3.18 chromosome 13, RBS_HiC_50CHRs, whole genome shotgun sequence, a single genomic region encodes these proteins:
- the krt18b gene encoding keratin, type I cytoskeletal 18b — MSFYMPQASHSSFTRSVPVHRATSTYGGAGGQGTRISSVSSMSLRSTPRSGGITSSSAYRVSSAGMGAGAAGGSFRASMGSTGPVLGNEKGQMQNLNDRLSTYLETVRRLEQENGKLEMQIREVLEKGGPETRDNSKYNAILDDLRRKVFDATVDNARLVLQIDNARLATDDFRVKFENEMAIRQSVEADIAGLKRVIDDTNVGRLNVESEIEALKEELVFLKKNHANEVGELQNQISQSGVQVDVDAPKGQDLAQVMQDMRANYEKLALKNTEELKMWHESQMSEVQVQVAQNTEALQGAHMEINDLRRQIQTLEIELASQQNLKSSLEDTLRNTELHSNAEMEKHNSIIMQLEAELTQLRSKVTEQGQEYEALLNMKMKLEAEIGSYKNLLDGGDFKLMDALDGRE, encoded by the exons GGCCTCTCATAGCTCCTTCACCCGCTCTGTGCCTGTACACCGTGCCACTAGTACATATGGTGGTGCAGGTGGACAGGGCACCAGGATCTCGTCTGTCTCTTCCATGTCTCTCCGTTCAACCCCTAGAAGTGGAGGCATTACCTCATCCTCAGCCTATAGGGTGAGCTCAGCTGGTATGGGCGCTGGTGCTGCCGGGGGGTCCTTCAGGGCAAGTATGGGCTCCACAGGGCCCGTCCTGGGCAATGAGAAAGGCCAGATGCAGAATCTGAATGACCGTCTGTCTACTTATCTGGAGACAGTGCGCAGGCTGGAACAGGAGAATGGCAAACTGGAGATGCAGATCAGAGAGGTCCTGGAGAAAGGCGGACCAGAAACACGCGATAACAGCAAGTACAACGCAATTCTGGATGATCTGAGGAGGAAG GTGTTTGATGCAACTGTGGACAATGCTCGCCTTGTTCTTCAAATCGACAACGCTCGTCTGGCTACAGATGACTTCAGAGTCAA GTTTGAGAATGAGATGGCCATTAGGCAGTCTGTGGAAGCAGATATTGCCGGTCTAAAGAGAGTAATTGATGACACCAATGTTGGTCGCCTGAATGTGGAGAGTGAAATTGAGGCCTTGAAAGAAGAGCTTGTCTTCCTCAAGAAAAACCATGCAAAC GAAGTTGGAGAGCTGCAAAACCAGATTTCCCAGTCAGGTGTTCAGGTTGATGTTGACGCACCCAAGGGGCAGGATTTGGCTCAAGTGATGCAGGACATGAGGGCTAACTATGAAAAACTAGCACTCAAAAATACAGAGGAACTCAAAATGTGGCATGAATCCCAG ATGTCAGAAGTTCAGGTACAGGTAGCTCAGAACACAGAGGCATTACAGGGTGCTCATATGGAGATTAATGACCTTCGTAGACAGATTCAGACGCTAGAAATAGAGCTTGCATCCCAACAAAACCTG AAATCATCACTTGAAGATACACTGCGAAATACAGAGCTACATTCAAATGCAGAGATGGAGAAGCACAATTCCATAATAATGCAGCTTGAAGCTGAACTGACACAgctgaggtcaaaggtcacagaGCAGGGTCAGGAATATGAGGCCCTGCTCAATATGAAGATGAAACTGGAAGCAGAAATCGGCTCTTACAAGAACCTCCTTGATGGAGGAGACTTCAA GCTCATGGATGCACTAGATGGCAGAGAGTGA